ACAAGTTCAACCCGGAAGACTCGGTCAACAAGTACATCCCCGCCCCCGCCGGCGCGACGGACGTTGTGGATCAGGCGACACCTCTCGCTGCGCGCTGCTTCGGCACCTGGACGTTCCTCACGAGCATCGTCCGTCTTTATGCCGCGTACCATCTGCACCACGCCCACATGTACGACCTGGCCATCTGGACCTACGTTGTTGCGTTGGGTCACTTTGCCAGCGAGTTGTTCGTCTTCAAGAGCATGACATTTGGTCTGCCGCAATACTTCCCCTTCACCCTGGCCACCACTGCCTTGATTTGGATGCCATTGGTGCGCGACTTTTACGTTACTAGCCCGTAAAGGGTTGGTATTGTTGAAAAGTAGCCTGCGGAAGCCGCTAGAGACGATAACCTGATACCACATGAAGGCATCCTGTGATCTCAGCTTCTGCGCAGAAATGGGACTTAAGGATCTTTTCAGTTAAATCACGAAGTGACGAGGATAGATAAAGCTTAGAAATGTTGTAATTACGAAGATGGTACTATTCATGGTATGGTCTTTTGTCTGGTTCACTAAATGGTCTTGCGGTACAGCTCACCGCCGGTGCCCCTGAGTCGAGCGGCGGCCTGCTCCGGTGTGATGTCACGCTGAGGCTCAGCCATCAGCTCGTACCCGACAAGGAACTTGCGGACGGTGGCTGATCGAAGCAGAGGGGGGTAAAAGTGCATGTGGAGGTAGCTGTTCTCGGCCTCTTCTTCGGTGGCATCGAGAGGTGCTTGGTGGATCCCAGAGCCTATCGAGTCGTCAGTGACATCTTCAATATTGCCCTTCACAAGCTGAACTTACTGTAGGGGAAGTGTGTCTGAAAGAGGTTGTCGTATCTCCTGGCAACCTCCTGAATGGCCTCGGCAAACTGCAACCTCTCCTCGGCGGACAGGTCGACCAGCGCGCGAACGTGTCTCTTGGGAAGAATCAAGACCTCGAAAGGCCAGACACCCCACCAGGGaacaacgacgaggaagtgCTCATTCTCAAACACCGTGCGCTCCTTCTTCTCAATCTCGACCTTGACGTAGTCCGCCAATAGATGCCTTCCAGCGTGCTGATCACGGTACTTGCCCATCTGCACCAGCTCGGTACCCGGCTCCTCAGGCATGGTCGACGTCGTCCAGATCTGGCAATGCGGGTGCGGGTTCGAGCAGCCCATAGCGGCGCCCT
This is a stretch of genomic DNA from Colletotrichum lupini chromosome 10, complete sequence. It encodes these proteins:
- a CDS encoding Erg28 like protein; protein product: MVSLTDLLPPAKGILPYYMLLLSLISIGNSAQNLLTLHYSRRLYDGKYVRNTKLAPKSDKFNPEDSVNKYIPAPAGATDVVDQATPLAARCFGTWTFLTSIVRLYAAYHLHHAHMYDLAIWTYVVALGHFASELFVFKSMTFGLPQYFPFTLATTALIWMPLVRDFYVTSP
- a CDS encoding galactose-1-phosphate uridylyltransferase, producing the protein MPEKILDDISHRRYNPLKGTWLLVSPHRTKRPWQGQQEGPSTTTLPEYDPKACSHRCYLCPRNPRAAGDSNPDYKNTFVFVNDYSAVKEEQAEYHPETESDDLASSLLRAEAATGKCYVLTFSEKHHVTLADMTTAEIAPVIDVWTQIYASHLSPSNPLSKVAAALELPPATPASTVPQPKHHLRYMQIFENKGAAMGCSNPHPHCQIWTTSTMPEEPGTELVQMGKYRDQHAGRHLLADYVKVEIEKKERTVFENEHFLVVVPWWGVWPFEVLILPKRHVRALVDLSAEERLQFAEAIQEVARRYDNLFQTHFPYSSGIHQAPLDATEEEAENSYLHMHFYPPLLRSATVRKFLVGYELMAEPQRDITPEQAAARLRGTGGELYRKTI